The Mycolicibacterium mucogenicum DSM 44124 genomic sequence TGAACAGCAGCGTGAACACCAGCATGAGCGCGGCGATGGCGCCGATCCGGCCGAAGCTGCCGAAGTCCACGTGACCGATCAGCGACAGATTGGGCACCGCGAACGGCGAGCCGGACAACGTCGGGACGGACAGGCTCCAGCCGCCGGCCTTCTCCGTTGCCGAGCCCAGGTGCCAGATCGCCTCGATGATGGCGGCCAGCACAGTGCCCGAGATGAGTCCGATGAGGATGCCGCCGCGCACCTTGCGGGCCACCAGGACACCCGAGGTCAGCAGGGTGAACACGAAGACCAGGGTGGGGATCGCGCGGACCGAGCCGGTGCCGCCGGCGCCCAGACCCAGCGGCGGCGACGGATGTCCCGTCGACGCGACGAAGCCGGCGTTGACCAGGCCGATGAACATGATGAACAGCCCGATGCCGGCGGTGATGGCCAGTTTCAGCGGCATGGGCACGGCGTCGAAGATCATGCGCCGCAGGCCGGTGACGGCCATCGCGACGATGATGAGGCCTTCGACGACCACCAGGCCCATGGCTTCCGGCCACGTCAGGACGCCCACCACGGAGCTGGCCAGGAACGAGTTGATGCCGAGCCCGGCGGCGAACGCGAAGGGGAGCCGGGCGACGACGCCGAACAGGATCGTCATGGCGCCGGCCGCCAGTGATGTCACCGCGGAGACTTGGCCGAACGGGAGCTTGTGCCCGGCGATGTCTGCCGTGCTCGACAGGATGATGGGGTTCAGCACGATGATGTACGCCATCGCGATGAAGGTCACCGCGCCGCCGCGCAGTTCAGCGGCGACGGTGGAGCCGCGCGCGGAGATCTCGAAGAACCGGTCCAGGGCAGTCACGGCTTAGAAGATAGATGGCGCGCTGGTGCTCCGTGCGGGGGTTGGCCTGTGTCCGAGAATTGGCTGGGTCGTTGGCCAAATGTCGACAACGAGCCTGATCGCGGTGCGATTCTGTGGCCGTCCTGAGAGATTGCGCGACAGACTAGCGCAACAGGGGTCTCACGCGGCACAATAGACACGCACTAAACAACTGCAACATTTCAGCAACACCAGGTCGTTGGGGAAGACGTCCCTCGTGTAGCTGAAGGAGCAGATGATGCGTGCGTCGAACCAACTCGCCGACGCGACGACGGGCGTGGTGTATATCCATGCCTCTCCCGCGGCGGTATGCCCGCATGTGGAGTGGGCGCTTTCGTCGACTCTGTCGGCCCGGGCGAACCTCAAGTGGACGCCCCAACCCGCCATGCCCGGTCAGCTGCGTGCCATCACCAACTGGATGGGACCCGTCGGCACCGGAGCCCAGCTCGCCAGCGCACTGCGCTCGTGGTCGGTGCTGCGCTTCGAGGTGACCGAGGACCCGAGCGCCGGCGTCGACGGACACCGCTGGTGCCACACCCCGACCTTGGGCCTGTGGAGCGGATCGATGAGCGCCAACGGCGACATCATGGTCGGCGAGCAGCGTCTGCGCACGTTGATGGAGGGCGGCGCCGACATGCTCGCCGCCGAACTCGACACCGTGCTCGGCACCGCCTGGGACGAGGCGCTCGAGCCGTATCGAGGCGGCGGCGCCGAGGTCGGCGAAGTCAGCTGGCTCAACCGCGGCGTCGGCTAGCGCGAGCAGTCCTGCCGCGGCCCCGGGCCTACTTCAGGTGGCCGCGGAAGAACGCGGTCAGTGTGTCGAACGGCATGACGTCGGTGCGGTCGTAGAGATCGACATGTCCGGCGTCGGGGACGACGACCAGCTGCTTGGGCTCCGCGGCCAGCCGGTAGGCATCCTCACTGAATTCCCGTGAATGGGCGTGATCACCCGTGATGAACAACAGCGGCCGCGGCGAGATGGTTTCGATGTCGTTGAACGGGTAGAAGTTCATGAACTTGACGTTGCTCGTGAGCGTCGGGTGCGTCGTGGTGCTCGCGCTGTAACCCCTTGCGGTGCGATAGAAGTCGTAGAACTCGCGCTCGATGGGCGTCGACTGCGTGGTCAGCTCTTCCGGCGTTCCCGATGTGAATTCCGTTTGGCCACCGGTGAATTCGACATCGCGCTGCTGCGCGGCACGCTCGATGATCTGCTTGCGCTGCGCCACGCTGAGCCCATTGCGCAGACCGTCACGGTTGGCGGCGCCCATGTCGTACATGCTGATGGTGGCGACGGCCTTGATGCGGGGATCGATCTTGGCTGCGCTGATCACGAAACTGCCACTGCCACAGACACCGATGGCGCCGATGCGTTCCCGGTCGACGAACGACTGCGTGCGCAGGTAATCCACTGCCGCACTGAAATCCTCGGCGTAGACGTCAGGCGACACCGCGTTGCGCGGCTGGCCTTCGCTCTCGCCCCAGAACGACAGATCCAGGGACATCGCGACGAACCCCTGTTCTGCCATCTTGGTGGCGTACAGGTTGGCGCTCTGTTCTTTCACGGCGCCCATGGGGTGCCCGACGACGATGGCCGCCGATTTCTCGTTGCGATTCAAGCCTTTCGGGCTGAACAGGTCGCCGGTGACCTTCATCCCGTATTGGTTCGCGAACGTCACCTTCTGCACATCGACCCGTTCGCTGACGTAGAAATTGTCGGCGCCCCGGGAGGTGTCGCCCGGCGCCAGGCTCGGCGCCGTGGTGGCGGCCGGAGTGGCCCCGGGGCTCGACGACGCGCCGCACCCGGAGGCGGTCAGCGCCGTGAGCAGCAGTGCTGCGGCCGCGAGTTTCATTCGGCGGCGTCCGGCGAAAGTGGTTTCGGTGGAAGTCATTTGGATTCTCCTCGGGTAGGTGTCACGCCACTGCGACATGTTCGTGCTCGGGGTGTACTTCGAGTGGTGACGGACGACGCGCGCTGAGGACCGCCAGCGGGATGAGCGCGGAACCGGTGATCACGGCACCGAGAACCGCCGGTCCGGTGACGCCCAACGAACTCGAGAGCGTGGCCGCGGCCAGTGCCGAGCCGCCGGCGGTGCCGAGGTTGAATGCGGCTGTGGCCAAGGACGATGCCAGGGCCGAACCGCCGGCGTGGTGCAACGTCTGCGCGATCAGGACCGGGTTGGCGCCCAGGCCGCATGCGCCGAGGAGCACCACCATGACGACTGCCACCACGGTGTGCTGGGCGGTGACGGCCAGGATCAGCATCCCG encodes the following:
- a CDS encoding NCS2 family permease; its protein translation is MTALDRFFEISARGSTVAAELRGGAVTFIAMAYIIVLNPIILSSTADIAGHKLPFGQVSAVTSLAAGAMTILFGVVARLPFAFAAGLGINSFLASSVVGVLTWPEAMGLVVVEGLIIVAMAVTGLRRMIFDAVPMPLKLAITAGIGLFIMFIGLVNAGFVASTGHPSPPLGLGAGGTGSVRAIPTLVFVFTLLTSGVLVARKVRGGILIGLISGTVLAAIIEAIWHLGSATEKAGGWSLSVPTLSGSPFAVPNLSLIGHVDFGSFGRIGAIAALMLVFTLLFTNFFDAMGTMTGLSRQAGLADEHGNFPRLQSALVIEGTGAVVGGAVSASSNTVFVESGTGIGEGARTGLASLVTGGLFLAAMFLTPLTEIVPTEVAAAALVIVGTLMVSVLREIDFSDFSVALPVVLTVAVMPLSYSIANGIGVGFIAWAVLRAASGRIKEISPLLWIVAAGFLLFFARGWIDSMIGVVR
- a CDS encoding DUF3145 domain-containing protein → MRASNQLADATTGVVYIHASPAAVCPHVEWALSSTLSARANLKWTPQPAMPGQLRAITNWMGPVGTGAQLASALRSWSVLRFEVTEDPSAGVDGHRWCHTPTLGLWSGSMSANGDIMVGEQRLRTLMEGGADMLAAELDTVLGTAWDEALEPYRGGGAEVGEVSWLNRGVG
- a CDS encoding alpha/beta hydrolase; this encodes MTSTETTFAGRRRMKLAAAALLLTALTASGCGASSSPGATPAATTAPSLAPGDTSRGADNFYVSERVDVQKVTFANQYGMKVTGDLFSPKGLNRNEKSAAIVVGHPMGAVKEQSANLYATKMAEQGFVAMSLDLSFWGESEGQPRNAVSPDVYAEDFSAAVDYLRTQSFVDRERIGAIGVCGSGSFVISAAKIDPRIKAVATISMYDMGAANRDGLRNGLSVAQRKQIIERAAQQRDVEFTGGQTEFTSGTPEELTTQSTPIEREFYDFYRTARGYSASTTTHPTLTSNVKFMNFYPFNDIETISPRPLLFITGDHAHSREFSEDAYRLAAEPKQLVVVPDAGHVDLYDRTDVMPFDTLTAFFRGHLK